The genomic segment ATCGGTCAGATCAAAAATAACCAGATTTCACGTAGCGTTCCTGTTCCTCGCCGGGGGTGCCGGCTCAAACGGAGCAGAAAGCTATCTCTTTACGATGTCGAAAGATCCGGCCGCGGGTTCCCGAGGGAACGCAAAACACAGCCAAACTTGTCTCTTTGCCAAAACGACGTTGTTACTTCACACCAGTTCCAAAAAATTGGTGGAGCCAGACGGGATCGAACCGACGACCTCATGCTTGCAAAGCACGCGCTCTCCCAACTGAGCTATGGCCCCAGGAGAAGCTTTGATGCCTCACCAAAGAAATGGTGGGCCCGGGTAGACTCGAACTACCGACCTCACGCTTATCAGGCGTGCGCTCTAACCACCTGAGCTACGGGCCCTCTGGATCACGCCAGAAAGGCCAGCGAAGCTCGCCGGCTGAACGCTGCGGAAAAACCGCCGCGCTGACGCGTGAATAACGTCGCTTGTGAAGAAAGAGAAACGAAGGCGGCGAGTGTTCCGCATATCGTTGCCTGACTTGGCAACTTTGTTCCAATGAAAACCCGATAACCGAAGTTGAAGGGTAATCCTTAGAAAGGAGGTGATCCAGCCGCAGGTTCCCCTACGGCTACCTTGTTACGACTTCACCCCAGTCGCTGACCCTACCGTGGTCGGCTGCTTCCTTGCGGTTAGCGCACCGGCTTCGGGTAGAACCAACTCCCATGGTGTGACGGGCGGTGTGTACAAGGCCCGGGAACGTATTCACCGCAGCATGCTGATCTGCGATTACTAGCGATTCCAACTTCATGCACCCGAGTTGCAGAGTGCAATCCGAACTGAGACGGTTTTTAGGGATTAGCGTCACATCGCTGTGTAGCTGCCCTCTGTCACCGCCATTGTAGCACGTGTGTAGCCCAGCCCGTAAGGGCCATGATGACTTGACGTCATCCCCACCTTCCTCCGGCTTATCACCGGCAGTCCCTCTAGAGTGCCCAACTAAATGATGGCAACTAAAGGCGAGGGTTGCGCTCGTTGCGGGACTTAACCCAACATCTCACGACACGAGCTGACGACAGCCATGCAGCACCTGTCACCGGTCCAGCCGAACTGAAGGAATTCATCTCTGAAAACCGCGACCGGGATGTCAAGGGCTGGTAAGGTTCTTCGCGTTGCTTCGAATTAAACCACATGCTCCACCGCTTGTGCGGGCCCCCGTCAATTCCTTTGAGTTTTAATCTTGCGACCGTACTCCCCAGGCGGAGAGCTTAATGCGTTAGCTGCGCCACTGAGAAGTAAACTTCCCAACGGCTAGCTCTCATAGTTTACGGCGTGGACTACCAGGGTATCTAATCCTGTTTGCTCCCCACGCTTTCGCACCTCAGCGTCAGTACCGGACCAGTGAGCCGCCTTCGCCACTGGTGTTCTTCCTAATATCTACGAATTCCACCTCTACACTAGGAGTTCCACTCACCTCTTCCGGACTCTAGATTGCCAGTATTAAAGGCAGTTCCAGGGTTGAGCCCTGGGATTTCACCCCTAACTTAACAATCCGCCTACGTGCGCTTTACGCCCAGTAAATCCGAACAACGCTAGCCCCCTTCGTATTACCGCGGCTGCTGGCACGAAGTTAGCCGGGGCTTCTTCTGTAGGTACCGTCATTATCTTCCCTACTGAAAGAGCTTTACAACCCTAAGGCCTTCATCACTCACGCGGCATGGCTGGATCAGGCTTGCGCCCATTGTCCAATATTCCCCACTGCTGCCTCCCGTAGGAGTCTGGGCCGTGTCTCAGTCCCAGTGTGGCTGATCATCCTCTCAGACCAGCTAAAGATCGTCGCCTTGGTGAGCCGTTACCTCACCAACTAGCTAATCTTACGCGGGCTCATCCAATTCCGATAAATCTTTCCCCCGTAGGGCGTATCCGGTATTAGCTGAAGTTTCCCTCAGTTATTCCGAAGAACTGGGTAGATTCCCACGCGTTACTCACCCGTCTGCCACTCCCCTTGCGGGGCGTTCGACTTGCATGTGTTAAGCCTGCCGCCAGCGTTCGTTCTGAGCCAGGATCAAACTCTCAAGTTTAATCTGACTTTTGTCGACGCATGCACGTTTGCATTGACGAGGACACACACCTTTTCACAGCACCCCGAAAGGCGCGTGTAGGTAGTGTACCTCTTAAGAAACGTAGCACCGTCGAAGTCGCTTCGACCTACCAACCGATCCGAAAATCAGCCTTCAGTCCGCAAGAACCTCGCCGTCCACGTTTCTCTTTCTTCCATCTTCACGCTGTCAAAGAGCCGACCCTGAATGCTCCAGAAGGAGACCAACGTCGTCGAAGGCAACCGCCTTCACTGTTCCCGAGGGGACGAGAATTTACTTCCGGTTTGAACCGGCAGCAACCCTGCCCTGTCAGAATTTCGTAACGCACCAATCAGTGGGAGTGATTAACTCACTCGCGTCGTTCGTGCTAAACCGTCGCTTTCGCTCCGGTCAGTGCTTCGTTCGCCGCCGCGTTTCGCAGCGCCGCCTCAGCGATGTCGGGGTTATATGGGCGACCCGATTTGCTGTCAACGGCCATTTTGCGAAAAACGAAAAAATCCGTCATCTCGACCTGTGGAAAGTCGTTTTCGCGTTTTAGATCAAAGCGTTACTCCGTCATCACGCCGTCGTGGTGTTTTCCCACAGCCGGTTTCGTGACGATTCCGCGACGGTTTGCGGCCCTCTCTCCCGCACCTTGCCTGCAAAACAAAAGGGAGGACCGTGCGGCCCTCCCCTTCCCGTCCCCAGCGAGGCCGGTTTTGCCCCTACTCGGCGGCCATGGTCTTCTTGAAGGTGTCCAGGTGCTTGGCCTGTGCCTCGATCATGCGCTCGCGATAGACGCCATAGATGATGTCGGTATCGTGCAGCGTCACGCCCGCAATGGTCGGCGAAGCGAAGACCGGCAGCTCGATGCCGCGATCGGCCAGGTTCTGCGCCGTTTCCGCGATGAGCTCGTGCATCATGATCATGGCCAGCACCGTCGAGGAACCCGAGACCGGACGGCTCCAGCCTTTCACGTCCACGATGGCATCCTCGATGGGTGCGCCGGTATCGATGACGATATCGGCGGCATCGGCCAGGCGCTTGCCCGAAGAGTGGGTCGCCGGCTTGTCCAGGTTCGCCTTGGCGGTAATGGCAATGACGGTCATGCCGCGCTTCTTGGCATAGAGCGCCGTATCGATACCCGAGGCATTGCGGCCCGAGTGACCGAAGATGACGATGGTGTCGCCTTCATTGAGCGGCTGATGGTCGAGGAACTTCTCGGCGTACTTCTCGGTGCGCTCGAGCCAGAGCAACTCGCGCACGCCACCGGCGCCCAGCACGTTGTGCCACATCACGCGCGGGTCGGTCAGCGGATTGAAGCCAACATAGGAACCGTAACGCGGAAACGTTTCCTGGACGGGCAGCACCGAGTGGCCCGAACCGTAAAGGTGCACGAGGCCCTTGTTGGCGAGGGTATCGGCCATGGCGGCGGACGCCTTGGCGAACGCGTCCTGGTTGGCAGCGCCGGCCTGCTCGGCGAGCTTGGCCAGCTTGCTGATGTAAAGGAGGGACATGGGGAGGACCTTTCAGGGAGTGGTTAGATGTAAAGCGTTGATCGGATCTCGTAGCGGTCGGCCCGCATGGTCGAGACGGTGAATTCGAATGGCCCCTTGGCGTCGTAGGCGATGCGCTCGACGACGAAGGCGGGCGTGCCGGCGGGGAGCCGGATGAGGTCGGCGTCGATCTCGGAGACCGCCCCGACGCGATAGACTTCCTTGGCCTTGACCGGGATCACCCCATAGCGGGCGCGCAGCAGGTCATAGAGCGACTGCATTTCCCTGGCGTCTTGGGCCAGCTCGGCGAAACGACTCTGCGGCAGATGCGCGGTCTGGATGCCGATGGGTTCGCTATTGCCCAGCCGCAGGCGGCGCAGGCGCACCACCGGATCGCCGAGCGAAAGATCGAGCGCATCGGCGACGTCCTCGCTGGCGGGGACGACTTCGGCGTCGAGCAGTTGCGTGCCCACGGTCAGGCCGAGCGAGGCCATTTCCTCGGTGAAGCTGGTGAGGCCGCGCACGCCGGCGACGACCGTGGCGCTGCGCACGAAGGTGCCTCGGCCATGCTCGCGGCGAAGCAGCCCCGCTTCCTCGAGATTGCGCAGGGCGTGGCGCACGGTGATGCGCGAGATGCCGAGCAGGTCGCAGAGCTTGTCCTCGTTGGGGATCTGCGATCCGGACGCCCACTCGCCGTTTTCGATCAGCGCCCGCAGGGCCATCTCGGCCTGGTGCCAGAGCGGCTCGGCGCGGCGGCGATCGGGTTTTTGAAACATCTTCACGTCAGTCATGGCGTTGTCCCCATTCCCTGCCCATGCTGCCGGCAACAGCCGCGCCGACAAGGCCGGCGCGCGGCCCGAAATGGCCCGCACGGATTTCGATTGCCCGCAGATGCGGGGGAAGTTGCCGGCGCAAGGCCGCCAGCATCGGCGGCACGATGACGTCGGTGGATGATGCCACCCCACCCGCCAGGATCACCGCCTGCGGATCGAGCAATGCCACGGCTCCGGAAAGCGCGGTGCCGAGGGCCTGCATCGGTTTGCCCAGGGCCGCGATGGCTTCGGGCTCGCCGGCGCGGGCAGAAGCGATGAGCGCCGAGCCATCCTTGAGGCCGATCGCCTGCCCGGCGGCATCGAGGGCGCGGCCCGAAGCATGGCGCTCAAGCCAGCCGGAGCGGTCCTCGCCCGGATCGGAAAGATCGGCACTCGCCCAGCCGAAGGAGCAGGCGCCCCCGCCGCTGCCGCGAATGATGCGCCCGCCCGCCAGCACGGCCGAGCCGATGCCCGTGCCGATGGCAAGAAGAATGGCGTCCGAGAGTCCTCGGGCCGAGCCGGCGGCGACTTCGGCGAGAAGCGCGAACTGCGCGTCGTTGCCGAGGCCGATTTCGATGCCCGGGAAAAGGGTCTTGAGATCGTTGCCGTCGAGATAGCCGAGATTGGGCACCCACACGC from the Youhaiella tibetensis genome contains:
- a CDS encoding sugar isomerase domain-containing protein, which gives rise to MSLLYISKLAKLAEQAGAANQDAFAKASAAMADTLANKGLVHLYGSGHSVLPVQETFPRYGSYVGFNPLTDPRVMWHNVLGAGGVRELLWLERTEKYAEKFLDHQPLNEGDTIVIFGHSGRNASGIDTALYAKKRGMTVIAITAKANLDKPATHSSGKRLADAADIVIDTGAPIEDAIVDVKGWSRPVSGSSTVLAMIMMHELIAETAQNLADRGIELPVFASPTIAGVTLHDTDIIYGVYRERMIEAQAKHLDTFKKTMAAE
- a CDS encoding GntR family transcriptional regulator, whose protein sequence is MTDVKMFQKPDRRRAEPLWHQAEMALRALIENGEWASGSQIPNEDKLCDLLGISRITVRHALRNLEEAGLLRREHGRGTFVRSATVVAGVRGLTSFTEEMASLGLTVGTQLLDAEVVPASEDVADALDLSLGDPVVRLRRLRLGNSEPIGIQTAHLPQSRFAELAQDAREMQSLYDLLRARYGVIPVKAKEVYRVGAVSEIDADLIRLPAGTPAFVVERIAYDAKGPFEFTVSTMRADRYEIRSTLYI
- a CDS encoding ROK family protein; amino-acid sequence: MSRVIAIDLGGTRLRAGIADAANPEGVQPVGEWPAPQSLGEFTARVGGLIAEYNATHLGLGIPGLARDTTCVWVPNLGYLDGNDLKTLFPGIEIGLGNDAQFALLAEVAAGSARGLSDAILLAIGTGIGSAVLAGGRIIRGSGGGACSFGWASADLSDPGEDRSGWLERHASGRALDAAGQAIGLKDGSALIASARAGEPEAIAALGKPMQALGTALSGAVALLDPQAVILAGGVASSTDVIVPPMLAALRRQLPPHLRAIEIRAGHFGPRAGLVGAAVAGSMGREWGQRHD